The following are from one region of the Nicotiana tomentosiformis chromosome 7, ASM39032v3, whole genome shotgun sequence genome:
- the LOC138895766 gene encoding uncharacterized protein, with translation MNREHNIYVVALMEPFKKKGLIDRYRRRLNMETSYANINGQIWLFFDAVVEWELVEDTKQQVTVRVFHHDLGQHMMMPFVYAKCSAMERLELWDHLYYLASDMELPWLVGGDFNVVLHEDEKIGGLPVHLPEYEDFAFCVNSCGLFEQGYKGSPFTWWNGRSNAECIFKRLDMIFVNFSFQNMLPTIEVEHLIRTGSDHAPLLMICGEQTTNFVKPFRFLNFWTKHATFMDVVRQNWEADFIGDPVKEMLFEEEPTIENKIVLQKAQFELKKYLSIEEQY, from the exons ATGAATAGGGAGCATAATATTTATGTAGTTGCATTGATGGAGCCTTTTAAAAAGAAGGGACTTATTGATAGATATAGAAGGAGGTTGAATATGGAGACTTCTTATGCAAATATTAatgggcaaatatggttgttcttcgaTGCAGTGGTGGAATGGGAATTAGTGGAGGATACTAAGCAACAAGTGACTGTGAGAGTGTTTCACCATGACCTGGGGCAGCACATGATGATgccatttgtttatgcaaaatgttcagCAATGGAGAGGTTGGAATTGTGGGATCACTTGTATTACTTagcaagtgatatggaattaccatggttggtaggaggggatttcaatgtggtattgcatgaagatgagaaaataggGGGACTTCCAGTGCACCTTCCTGAATATgaggattttgcattttgtgtaaactcttgtggtttgtttgagcaagggtacaaaggaagtccattcacatggtggaatgggagatccaatgctgagtgtatattcaagagaCTCGATATGATTTTTGTGAATTTTTCATTTCAGaacatgttgccaactattgaagttgagcatctaatcagaactggatcagatcatgcaccaCTGCTAATGATATGTGGGGAGCAGACAACcaattttgtcaagcctttcaggttcttgaacttttggacaaagcatgcTACATTCATGGATGTGGTGAGGCAGAATTGGGAAGCTGATTTTATAGGGGATCC ggtgaaggagatgttgtttgaagaagagcctacaatTGAGAATAAGATTGTTCTTCAAAAGGCTcaatttgaattgaagaaatacttgagtattgaggagcagtattga
- the LOC138895767 gene encoding uncharacterized protein, with protein MIWFAEGDRNTSFFHNHVNGKRKKLQLKRIKSGSGVCIEDQEQLATTAVEFYQKQFTNEGDASEFSLLNNVPSMVTMDQNLELSRLPTIEEVRADVFELSGDSASGPDGFNVLFYQTCWDVIGADIHNMVLSRVLHDRLESLLPSLISPNQSEFIKGRSIFENILLTQEIVTDIRLSGKPANVVIKLDMAKAYDRVSWKYLLHVLRKMGFSEHFINMVWSLISNNWYSVLVNGKSSRFFKSTRGVKQGDPLSPALFILSAEVLSKSLNKLFEDRSFVGFGMPKWSDPLNHLAYADDTIIFASAYLPSLSKIMAVLGNYEKISVLDPTNNILEHLHKIFARFFWSTKEEGRSRHWASWQNLFLPTEEGGLGFRSLHDVSRALFAKLWWRFRTTKSLWSNFTWNKYCKKELPTVVHFRKGSHVWRQMLNAREEVEHEIEVAELRQGEIWDVQLLDQTFNEEVSEHIRLNMHYEGNEGYWDRPYWMPTPSGKFSVSSAWQILRHRADPNKEFKLMWIKGVPFKISFFLWRLWRQKIATDDMWRRKGHCFKQYQLSSLGSFGREEMQLPFHDWYKCNTDGASKGNPGPSSLGFCVRDDEGDMVYTRAVDMGVTTNVVAEAKAILQGLEYCVEHDLHPLILETDSLVMKKVIEGEWDPPWVIAQDVKKIIEMKENFNVVFQHVFREGRRLINLEKSQSPNLRVRIAKRRTTD; from the exons atgatttggtttgctgaaggagataggaatacaagtttctttcacaatcatgtcaatggcaaaagaaagaaattgcaactGAAGAGGATTAAAAGTGGCAGTGGGGTATGTATTGAAGACCAGGAGCAATTGGCTACAACTGCAGTGGAATTCTATCAAAAACAGTTCACAAATGAAGGTGATGCTTCTGAATTTTccttgctcaataatgtaccttcaatggtcaccatggatcagaatttggaacttagcagattgccaacaattgaagaagtaagggcAGATGTTTTTGAGCTTAGTGGGGACAGTGCTAGTGGTCCTGATGGATTCAATGTCctgttttatcaaacatgctgggatgttattggtgctgatatacacaacatg GTcttgtctagggtgttacatgacagaTTGGAGAGTTTACTGCCATCTCTAATATCTCCTAATCAATCCGAATTTAtaaagggtaggagtatatttgagaacatcttattgactcaagaaattgtcactgacataaggttaagtggaaagccagctaatgtggtgatcaagcttgatatggcaAAGGCCTATGATAGGGTTTCATGGAAGTACTTGTTGCATGTtctaaggaagatgggattttctgagcacttcatcaacatggtgtggaGCTTGATAtcaaataactggtattcagtattggtgaatgggAAGTCCTCAAGGTTCTTTAAGTCTACAAGGGGTGTGAAGCAAGGGGATCCCCtatctccagcattgttcattctgtcagctgaggtactttccaagtctttgaataagctctttgaagacaggtcatttgtgggatttggaatgcctaagtggtctgatcctttaaaccatttggcatatgctgatgataccATAATCTTTGCATCTGCTTATCTTCCCTCCttgagcaagattatggcagtgttggggaactatgagaagatatcag tccttgatccaACAAACAACATCCTGGAGCATCTACATAAGATttttgctaggttcttttggagcacaaaggaagaagggagaagTAGACACTGGGCTTCATGGCAAAATCTTTTCCTTCCTACAGAGGAAGGGGGCCTAGGTTTTAGGTCCTTACatgatgtctcaagggcactgtttgctaaactatggtggaggtttaggaccacaaaatctttgtggtctaatttcacgtggaataagtattgcaagaaggagctACCCACAGTGGTGCATTTTAGGAAagggtctcatgtttggagacaaatgctgaatgctagggaagaagtagaacatgagatt gaggtggcagaactgcgGCAAGGGGAAATATGGGATGTTCagctgctagatcaaactttcaatgaggaagtttcagaacatataaggctaaataTGCATTATGAAGGCAATGAGGGATATTGGGATAggccatactggatgccaactccttcaggcaagttcagtgttagcagtgcttggcaaatattaaggcatagAGCTGATCCTAATAaggaattcaagttaatgtggattaaaggtGTGCCtttcaagatatccttcttcttgtggagattgtggaggcagaaaatagctactgatgacatgtggaggaggaaagg ccactgtttcaagcagtaccagctatcatcacttgggagctttggaagagaagaaatgcag CTTCCTTTTCATGattggtacaaatgtaatactgatggagcCTCAAAGGGTaatcctggacctagctccctaggattttgtgtgagggatgatgaaggtgataTGGTGTATACTAGGGCAGTAGACATGGGAGTGACAACTAATGTGGTagctgaagctaaggctattcttcaagggttggaatacTGTGTGGAGCACGATCTTCACCCTCTGATATTGGAGACTGATTCGTTGGTGATGAAGAAGGTgatagaaggggaatgggatcctccttgggtaattgcacaggatgtgaagaaaattatagagatgaaggaaAACTTCAATGTGgtctttcaacatgtgttcagagaag ggaggaggttgatcaatctagaaaaatctcaatcacctaaccttagggttaggatagcaaagagaagaaccaCAGACTGA